One Vibrio taketomensis DNA window includes the following coding sequences:
- the potA gene encoding spermidine/putrescine ABC transporter ATP-binding protein PotA — protein sequence MGEKQTLNKHTAEQPVIRLTGISKSFDDKEIIGNLNLDVNHGEFLTILGPSGCGKTTVLRMIAGFETADNGSIILDGQNVTEVPAEQRHVNTVFQSYALFPHMTVFDNVAFGLRMQKVAEAEIEPRVMEALRMVRLEKMAQRKPHQLSGGQQQRIAIARAVVNKPKVLLLDESLSALDYKLRKQMQIELKQLQRQLGITFIFVTHDQEEALSMSDRIIVMREGVIEQDGSPREIYEEPKNLFVARFIGEINVFNTTMLERLDEKRIRASIEGVESVVYYEDEAQPGDKLQVLLRPEDLRIEEIKESDQRGIVGYVVERTYKGMTLDSVIELESGMRVMVSEFFNEDDPDVDHSLGQKVAITWVESWEVVLNDEQEA from the coding sequence GTGGGAGAAAAACAGACGTTGAACAAACACACAGCAGAGCAACCAGTTATCCGTCTAACTGGGATTAGTAAGAGTTTCGATGACAAGGAAATCATCGGTAATCTTAACCTTGATGTTAACCACGGTGAATTTTTAACAATTCTAGGTCCATCAGGTTGTGGTAAAACCACCGTTCTTAGGATGATTGCAGGTTTTGAAACCGCAGATAATGGTAGCATTATCCTTGACGGTCAAAACGTAACTGAGGTCCCTGCTGAGCAAAGGCATGTCAACACTGTATTCCAGAGTTACGCCCTATTCCCGCACATGACCGTATTTGACAACGTGGCGTTTGGTTTGCGCATGCAGAAAGTTGCAGAAGCGGAAATTGAACCTCGCGTGATGGAAGCGTTACGCATGGTTCGCCTTGAAAAAATGGCACAGCGTAAACCTCATCAACTATCTGGTGGCCAGCAGCAACGTATCGCGATCGCTCGCGCTGTTGTGAACAAGCCTAAAGTACTGCTTCTTGACGAATCACTGTCTGCACTTGATTACAAACTACGTAAGCAAATGCAAATTGAGTTGAAACAACTTCAACGTCAACTAGGCATCACCTTTATCTTCGTTACTCACGACCAAGAAGAAGCCCTATCTATGTCTGACCGCATCATCGTTATGCGCGAAGGTGTGATCGAGCAAGATGGCTCTCCTCGTGAAATCTATGAAGAACCGAAAAACCTATTTGTTGCTCGCTTTATCGGTGAAATCAACGTATTCAACACAACTATGCTAGAGCGTTTGGATGAAAAACGTATTCGCGCATCCATTGAAGGTGTTGAATCTGTGGTTTACTACGAAGACGAAGCTCAACCTGGCGACAAACTACAAGTACTACTTCGCCCAGAAGACTTACGTATCGAAGAAATCAAAGAGTCTGACCAACGTGGCATCGTTGGATACGTAGTTGAACGTACTTACAAAGGCATGACGCTTGATTCAGTGATTGAATTGGAATCAGGTATGCGTGTAATGGTAAGTGAGTTCTTTAACGAAGATGATCCAGATGTGGACCACTCTTTAGGCCAAAAGGTGGCTATTACTTGGGTTGAAAGCTGGGAGGTTGTACTAAATGATGAGCAAGAAGCTTAG
- the potB gene encoding spermidine/putrescine ABC transporter permease PotB codes for MSKKLSLQNAIIAMIVGWLTLFVLVPNLMIIGTSFLTRDEANLIEMTFTFDNYLRLMDPLYAKVVAHSFYMAIVATVLCLIIGYPFAYIVAKMPEKWRPFMLFLVIVPFWTNSLIRTYGLKIVLGTQGILNKGLLALDIIDKPLRLMYTETAVMIGLVYILLPFMILPLYSAIEKLDGTYIEAAKDLGANKFQTFTKVILPLTMPGIIGGCLLVLLPALGMFYISDLLGGAKNLLIGNVIKSQVLNARDWPFGAATSIALTFAMAVMLYAYYRAGKLLNKKVELD; via the coding sequence ATGAGCAAGAAGCTTAGTCTTCAGAATGCAATCATCGCTATGATCGTAGGCTGGCTGACACTATTTGTGTTAGTGCCTAACCTAATGATCATCGGTACTAGCTTTCTGACTCGTGACGAAGCAAACCTTATCGAAATGACATTTACGTTCGATAACTACCTTCGTTTGATGGATCCTTTGTATGCAAAAGTTGTCGCGCACTCGTTCTACATGGCGATTGTGGCAACGGTTCTATGTTTAATCATCGGTTACCCGTTTGCTTACATCGTGGCGAAAATGCCTGAAAAATGGCGTCCGTTCATGCTGTTTTTAGTGATTGTTCCATTTTGGACTAACTCACTAATTCGTACTTACGGCCTAAAAATCGTACTTGGTACGCAAGGTATTTTGAATAAAGGCTTACTCGCTCTAGATATTATCGACAAGCCACTGCGTCTTATGTACACCGAGACAGCGGTTATGATTGGTTTGGTATACATTCTACTGCCTTTCATGATCCTTCCGCTTTATAGCGCGATTGAAAAGCTAGACGGTACCTACATTGAAGCGGCAAAAGACCTTGGTGCAAACAAGTTCCAAACGTTCACTAAAGTTATTCTGCCACTAACGATGCCTGGCATTATCGGTGGCTGTCTGCTGGTTCTACTTCCTGCACTAGGTATGTTCTATATCTCTGACCTTCTAGGCGGTGCGAAGAACCTATTGATTGGTAACGTAATTAAGAGCCAAGTATTGAACGCTCGTGACTGGCCATTTGGTGCGGCAACCAGTATTGCCCTCACCTTTGCGATGGCAGTGATGCTGTATGCTTACTACAGAGCAGGTAAACTATTGAACAAGAAAGTGGAGCTAGACTAA
- the potC gene encoding spermidine/putrescine ABC transporter permease PotC, with protein MGRSFRFSFMALVYAFLYLPIIVLIVNSFNENRFGMKWGGFTTKWYETLIHNDSLMQAAWHSLNVAVFSATAATLIGSLTAVALFRYSFKGKGLVNGMLFVVMMSPDIVMAISLLALFLVMGAQLGFFTLLVAHITFCLPFVVVSVYSRLNGFDVKMLEAAKDLGASEWVILKQIILPLAKPAVAAGWLLSFTLSLDDVIISSFVTGPTYEILPLKIYSMVKVGISPEVNALATVMLIISLALVVTSQLLAREKVK; from the coding sequence ATGGGACGTTCATTTAGATTTAGCTTTATGGCGCTCGTGTATGCGTTTCTATACCTTCCTATCATTGTACTGATCGTTAACTCATTTAACGAAAACCGCTTTGGTATGAAATGGGGTGGCTTTACCACCAAATGGTATGAAACACTGATTCACAATGACAGCCTAATGCAAGCAGCGTGGCACTCGCTAAACGTAGCGGTGTTCTCTGCGACAGCTGCTACACTTATTGGTAGCTTAACAGCGGTTGCCCTATTCCGTTACTCGTTTAAGGGTAAAGGTCTAGTAAACGGTATGCTTTTCGTTGTAATGATGTCTCCAGATATCGTAATGGCGATCTCACTACTGGCACTATTCCTAGTAATGGGTGCACAGCTTGGCTTCTTCACTCTTTTGGTAGCACACATTACATTCTGTCTACCATTTGTAGTGGTATCGGTATACAGCCGTTTAAACGGTTTCGATGTGAAAATGTTGGAAGCGGCAAAAGACCTTGGTGCAAGCGAATGGGTGATTCTAAAACAGATCATTCTTCCACTGGCGAAGCCAGCAGTTGCAGCAGGTTGGTTGCTAAGCTTTACGCTGTCTCTTGACGACGTAATCATCAGTTCATTTGTAACTGGTCCAACATACGAAATTTTACCTTTGAAGATTTATTCAATGGTTAAAGTGGGTATTTCTCCTGAGGTGAATGCCCTAGCGACAGTCATGTTGATTATTTCTTTAGCTCTGGTAGTAACTTCTCAGTTGCTTGCAAGAGAGAAAGTGAAGTAG